The Brevibacillus humidisoli DNA segment TGAGCGAAGGAGCCAGCGTCACATCAGGCAAGTATTTTTGGTTCGTCTGGTGCGTATTGATCTCATCCGCCATACGGGGGTCCCGCACCCAGAGCGTGACCTCGTGCCGGTTGTCGGCACATACCGAAGCCAGCGCGGTTCCCCAACTGCCTGCACCGATGACGGCTATCTTTTTGGTCAAAACGCGTCTCCTCCGTTCAGTTTAGTTTTCGACTAGACCGCTCTCCCAGTTTACGCTCTTTTCCCTCGAGCAGATTGACGATATTGGAGTAGTGTCTGATGTATGCAAAAAAGGTGACCAGCAGGCTTACCCAGACGTAGGCTAATTCACTGCCGAATAGATAGAGGAATAAGGGAAATATGGTAACATAGACCAAAGAACCAACTGATACGTAACGGGTAACATAAATGACGACGACCGTGATCAGAGCAGAAAGGAGAAATGACGTTGGAGAGAGCCCGATTGAGACGCCGAGGGCGGTAGCAATACCCTTACCTCCCCGAAAACCAAAAAACAGCGGCCAATTGTGTCCGATGATCGCGAAAATTCCAGCGAATGCGTACACGACAGGGTTGCCGTCTGTGAGCCAATGAGCTGCTCCCATCGCGGCTAGTCCCTTTACGGCGTCCAGGATCAAAACAACAATGGCAGGACCGGTGCCCAGCACGCGCAGTGTGTTGGTAGCGCCCGCATTGCCGCTTCCCTGCGTCCGGATATCAATCCCGGCTAATTTTTTCCCCAACAGGTAACTAAAGCTGATCGACCCTAACAGGTAGCTGATCACAAGACTGGCAAGCCAGTTCATCATATACCCTCTCCCTATGTCTTTTTACGCGTCAGGATGCGGATCGGCGTCCCCTCAAAAACAAATGCCTCACGAATCTTGTTTTCGATGTACCGTTCATATGAAAAGTGCATTAATTCCGGGTCGTTGACAAAGAGCACAAACGTCGGCGGCTTGACGGCGACCTGCGTGCAGTAGTTGATCTTGAGCCGCTTACCCTTGTCAGACGGCGGTGGTGTCCTGATGGTCGCATCGGTAACCAAGTCGTTTAACGTTGAGGTCGCAATGCGCATAGCATGAGCTTCCGCCACTTCATTCACCTTTGGCAGGATGGTTTGGACACGCTGCTTGGTTTTGGCTGATACGTAGAGGATCGGTGCGTAGTCGAGGAACTTAAACTCCTCACGAATTAATTGGCTGAAGCGATGCATCGTTTTGTCGTCTTTTTCTACCGCGTCCCACTTGTTGACCACAATGATGACCCCTTTGCCCGCCTCATGGGCGTATCCGGCAATCTTCTTGTCTTGTTCGATAATCCCTTCTTCTCCATTGATCAGGACCAACACGACATCTGAGTCCTCGATCGCTTTGAGGGCGCGCATCACGCTGTATTTTTCCGTCGTCTCGTATACCTTGCCCCGTTTGCGCATTCCGGCGGTATCGACCAGTACATAGCGCTGTCCGTCCAGTTCAAAGGGAGTATCGATCGCGTCCCGCGTCGTTCCGGCCACATCGCTGACGATCACCCGCTCCTCACCCAGTATCGCATTGGTCAGAGAGGATTTGCCCA contains these protein-coding regions:
- the plsY gene encoding glycerol-3-phosphate 1-O-acyltransferase PlsY gives rise to the protein MMNWLASLVISYLLGSISFSYLLGKKLAGIDIRTQGSGNAGATNTLRVLGTGPAIVVLILDAVKGLAAMGAAHWLTDGNPVVYAFAGIFAIIGHNWPLFFGFRGGKGIATALGVSIGLSPTSFLLSALITVVVIYVTRYVSVGSLVYVTIFPLFLYLFGSELAYVWVSLLVTFFAYIRHYSNIVNLLEGKERKLGERSSRKLN
- the der gene encoding ribosome biogenesis GTPase Der, translated to MGLPVVAIVGRPNVGKSTIFNRLVGERIAIVEDKPGITRDRLYGKGEWLNQYFHVIDTGGIEVGDSDEILTQIRHQAELAIDEADVIILVVDSRSGVTDSDLEVARLLKRTKKPIVLAVNKVDNPEMRAEIYDFYQLGVGDPFPVSGSHGLGFGDLLDDVVSHFPQQADEDNAEDIIRVSLIGRPNVGKSSLTNAILGEERVIVSDVAGTTRDAIDTPFELDGQRYVLVDTAGMRKRGKVYETTEKYSVMRALKAIEDSDVVLVLINGEEGIIEQDKKIAGYAHEAGKGVIIVVNKWDAVEKDDKTMHRFSQLIREEFKFLDYAPILYVSAKTKQRVQTILPKVNEVAEAHAMRIATSTLNDLVTDATIRTPPPSDKGKRLKINYCTQVAVKPPTFVLFVNDPELMHFSYERYIENKIREAFVFEGTPIRILTRKKT